In Chryseobacterium camelliae, one DNA window encodes the following:
- a CDS encoding NAD(P)H-binding protein, which translates to MKIIITGSLGNVARPLVQQLVSEGHEITVISSQESRKNEIERLGATAAIGSISDVSFLTETFRGADSAFLMTPPMLGNQNIIKNTIDTGKSYAEAISAAHVPRIVMLSSVGADSPVENGPIAGLHHIENIYRELNASAAFLRAGYFYINLFNDIPLIKNAGIIGGNYPAGVKIPLVHPADIAKAAAEELVRTSPDKTIRYAVSDYREAGDFATVLGSAISNPSLPWIEFTDQEAFEGMLQAGLPEEMAKLYEEMGRGIRNGVVQKDFIQYGLPVQGGIRLEDFAEEFAARFK; encoded by the coding sequence ATGAAAATTATTATTACAGGTTCTTTAGGTAATGTAGCCAGGCCATTAGTACAACAACTCGTATCCGAAGGTCATGAAATTACCGTGATCAGCAGTCAGGAAAGCAGAAAAAATGAAATAGAACGTTTAGGAGCCACGGCTGCCATCGGATCTATCTCAGATGTATCCTTTCTTACAGAAACGTTTAGAGGAGCAGATTCTGCCTTCCTGATGACGCCACCTATGCTGGGCAATCAAAACATCATTAAAAATACAATTGACACAGGAAAGAGCTATGCGGAAGCTATTTCAGCAGCTCATGTTCCGCGTATCGTGATGCTCAGTAGTGTAGGTGCAGACTCACCGGTGGAAAACGGGCCTATTGCAGGCCTTCACCATATCGAAAATATCTACCGGGAGCTGAATGCATCGGCTGCTTTTCTAAGGGCCGGTTACTTTTACATTAATTTGTTCAATGATATTCCCCTGATTAAAAATGCCGGGATCATAGGAGGTAATTATCCTGCTGGCGTTAAAATCCCTTTGGTACATCCAGCTGATATCGCCAAAGCTGCGGCTGAGGAACTGGTAAGGACTTCACCGGATAAAACAATCCGGTATGCTGTAAGTGATTACCGTGAAGCCGGAGACTTTGCCACGGTACTGGGTTCAGCCATCAGCAATCCATCACTGCCATGGATCGAGTTCACGGACCAAGAGGCTTTTGAAGGCATGCTTCAGGCCGGACTTCCCGAGGAAATGGCAAAACTGTATGAAGAAATGGGAAGAGGAATAAGAAACGGTGTCGTACAGAAAGATTTTATCCAGTATGGATTGCCGGTACAAGGCGGAATCAGGCTGGAAGATTTTGCAGAGGAATTTGCAGCGAGATTTAAATAA
- a CDS encoding alkaline phosphatase family protein produces MKKGMLFLLLMLSVTVWAQKGEVDTAQIVVAGRYNTAEAEAKPYVIMISADGFRYDYARKYHAENLLKLSSQGVKAKAMIPAYPSITFPNHWSLITGLYPAHHGLIDNYFYDYRRKEPYAKSNRKNAEDGSWYGGTPLWGLAEKQGVLSASMMWVGSASDAGGTRPTYYYPYHEKFSPQEKVDKVINWLKMPADRRPHFISLYFPEVDAAGHHYGPEAKQTEEAVHLVDQAVGSLVEKVRETGLKNVNFIFVSDHGMIGVNTEHPLEIPAMLMDKNRFDYYNSEVLLSVHVKNPAEVPSVYKALKAAKTADYEVYLDKKLPRYLHFAERDDRYHRIGQILLLPKAPEIFLEKGKKTTVGKHGYDPRTTPEMKATFFAWGPEFRTGMTVNEFGNVNVYPLVAELLKLKITQPVDGTIKVLRKTLQ; encoded by the coding sequence ATGAAGAAAGGAATGCTGTTTTTACTGCTGATGCTGTCCGTAACGGTATGGGCACAGAAAGGAGAGGTCGACACGGCCCAGATAGTGGTTGCAGGCAGATACAATACTGCTGAGGCTGAGGCAAAACCCTATGTAATTATGATTTCCGCAGACGGGTTCCGATATGATTATGCCAGGAAATACCATGCAGAAAACCTGCTGAAGCTTTCCTCGCAGGGGGTTAAGGCAAAAGCAATGATCCCGGCATATCCAAGCATTACATTTCCCAATCACTGGAGCCTTATAACCGGGCTTTATCCTGCTCATCACGGATTGATCGATAATTATTTCTACGATTACCGCAGGAAGGAACCCTACGCAAAAAGCAACAGAAAAAATGCTGAAGACGGCAGCTGGTACGGAGGTACCCCTTTATGGGGACTGGCTGAAAAGCAGGGTGTGCTGTCAGCTTCCATGATGTGGGTAGGTTCGGCAAGTGATGCAGGGGGAACCAGGCCAACATATTACTATCCATACCATGAAAAGTTCAGTCCACAGGAAAAAGTAGACAAGGTCATCAACTGGTTGAAAATGCCTGCTGACCGGAGACCGCATTTTATTTCGCTGTATTTTCCTGAAGTGGATGCTGCCGGTCACCATTACGGACCGGAGGCCAAGCAGACGGAAGAGGCGGTTCACCTGGTTGATCAGGCAGTGGGAAGCCTGGTGGAAAAAGTACGGGAGACCGGATTAAAGAATGTCAATTTTATCTTTGTTTCAGATCATGGAATGATTGGAGTCAATACAGAACATCCGCTGGAAATTCCGGCGATGCTGATGGATAAGAACAGGTTCGATTATTACAACTCCGAGGTCCTGCTGAGCGTTCATGTAAAAAATCCTGCTGAGGTACCATCTGTTTACAAGGCATTGAAAGCTGCCAAAACAGCTGATTATGAAGTTTATCTGGATAAAAAACTTCCGCGGTATCTCCACTTTGCTGAAAGAGATGACCGTTATCACCGGATCGGGCAGATCCTGCTTCTTCCGAAAGCCCCTGAGATTTTCCTGGAAAAAGGCAAGAAAACAACGGTGGGAAAACATGGATACGACCCCAGGACAACTCCTGAAATGAAAGCGACATTCTTTGCATGGGGACCTGAGTTTAGAACCGGAATGACTGTAAATGAATTCGGTAATGTGAATGTCTATCCGCTCGTAGCGGAACTTTTAAAACTGAAAATTACCCAGCCGGTTGACGGTACTATTAAAGTTTTACGGAAAACACTGCAATAA
- a CDS encoding T9SS type A sorting domain-containing protein codes for MKKLLLALSIAAASSLSAQFFSTGTVNLGSSGMTVKMVTSSSNVTLTLTGTSTGYLGLGFGGTGTSGGMASGVDGFIYNSNSTTNTNLDYTFGGIGVTPSADASQDWTITSNTVSGGVRTIVATRSLAGGTGDTAFTNSNSSINIFYAVGPSLTLQNNQHSNRGYAVLTRSSALGTSDITVENKGIVLYPNPARETVSFKNADKIKSLDIYETTGKKVKSVELNSKDLDVSDLTSGTYYLELRLKDGTTAYEKLIKE; via the coding sequence ATGAAAAAACTTTTACTGGCTTTATCAATTGCCGCAGCTTCATCGTTAAGTGCGCAATTTTTCTCTACCGGAACCGTAAACTTAGGATCTTCCGGTATGACGGTGAAGATGGTTACTTCTTCCAGCAATGTTACCTTAACCCTTACCGGAACTTCTACCGGATATCTGGGATTAGGTTTCGGCGGTACAGGGACAAGCGGAGGAATGGCTTCCGGAGTTGACGGATTTATCTACAATTCAAATTCAACCACAAACACCAACCTGGATTATACTTTCGGAGGTATAGGGGTAACACCCAGCGCTGATGCATCCCAGGACTGGACCATTACATCGAATACCGTCTCCGGAGGAGTAAGGACGATTGTAGCCACAAGGTCACTGGCCGGAGGAACGGGTGATACGGCTTTCACCAATTCTAACAGTTCTATTAACATCTTCTATGCGGTAGGACCCAGCTTAACTTTACAGAATAATCAGCATTCCAATAGAGGATATGCTGTTTTAACGAGAAGTTCTGCCCTTGGAACGAGTGATATTACGGTTGAAAATAAAGGAATTGTCTTATATCCGAATCCTGCCAGAGAAACGGTAAGCTTCAAAAATGCAGACAAGATAAAATCTTTAGACATTTATGAAACGACAGGAAAAAAGGTAAAATCTGTCGAACTCAACTCAAAGGATCTGGATGTTTCAGATTTAACGTCAGGAACATATTACCTGGAGCTTCGTTTGAAAGACGGAACTACAGCCTATGAAAAATTGATTAAGGAATAA
- a CDS encoding ankyrin repeat domain-containing protein encodes MKKTLAAFFIFITLTFLSAQEKSIYDLARSGTVAEVKTLMKKNPDIINQANENGFSPLILACYRGNVDVAKFLIDNVKDVNYKSKEGTALSGLSVKYNKELVQYLLNKNADPNIADATGATPLFWAVKFGNKELVEQLLQHKADKTIKDEMGMTPFEYALQTNNQEIINLLKN; translated from the coding sequence ATGAAAAAAACACTAGCGGCGTTTTTTATTTTTATTACGCTTACTTTTTTGTCTGCCCAGGAAAAATCAATTTATGATTTAGCCAGGAGTGGCACCGTGGCGGAGGTAAAAACACTGATGAAAAAAAATCCTGACATCATCAATCAGGCTAATGAAAACGGCTTTTCGCCATTGATCCTGGCATGCTACAGAGGCAATGTTGATGTGGCTAAGTTTTTGATAGACAACGTTAAAGACGTTAATTACAAAAGCAAAGAGGGGACAGCTTTATCAGGACTGTCGGTAAAATATAACAAAGAACTCGTACAGTATCTCCTCAATAAAAATGCGGACCCTAATATTGCAGATGCCACAGGGGCTACCCCTTTATTCTGGGCGGTAAAATTTGGCAATAAAGAACTGGTGGAGCAGCTGCTTCAGCATAAGGCGGATAAAACCATCAAGGATGAGATGGGAATGACACCTTTTGAATACGCACTCCAGACCAACAACCAAGAAATTATTAATCTTCTAAAAAATTAA
- a CDS encoding YceI family protein, translating into MKKLIVISCTILFSGILSAQKYSSKSGKVTFEASVPMFEDIFAQDDTNVVILNADTGDIASVSMVKNFHFKTKLMEEHFNENYAETGKYPKSIFTGKILNFDKSKLTASPQKYTVQGKMNFHGVERPVTSTATLYAKDGKIFMQGGFVARPADYNVTIPKMVTKKIAENVNVQYNYKLVKQ; encoded by the coding sequence ATGAAAAAATTAATTGTAATAAGCTGTACAATACTGTTTTCAGGCATTTTATCAGCGCAGAAATACAGTTCCAAATCAGGAAAGGTGACTTTTGAAGCCTCAGTGCCTATGTTTGAAGACATCTTTGCACAGGATGACACCAATGTGGTGATTCTGAATGCGGATACCGGGGATATTGCTTCCGTATCGATGGTGAAAAACTTTCATTTTAAAACGAAACTGATGGAGGAACATTTCAATGAAAACTATGCTGAAACCGGAAAGTATCCTAAATCCATTTTTACCGGAAAGATCCTGAATTTTGATAAGTCCAAGCTGACTGCTTCACCTCAGAAATACACGGTTCAGGGTAAGATGAATTTTCATGGTGTTGAACGGCCCGTAACTTCTACGGCTACTTTATATGCCAAAGATGGTAAGATTTTCATGCAGGGAGGATTCGTGGCCAGGCCTGCAGATTATAACGTAACCATTCCTAAGATGGTCACCAAGAAGATTGCTGAAAATGTGAATGTACAGTATAACTATAAACTGGTAAAACAATGA
- a CDS encoding DUF5777 family beta-barrel protein, protein MTKTLLFLSMFASTLAFSQEDLLKDIDTAATRQDTSQPAFKGLQIVTGQSTKLTAKNEWYIVVAHRFGDLSTGFKNFFGLDDASTKLGAIYGITDRISVSLSRETNMKTFEGTVKYQLAKQNEHFPVDVVGYNVWAVNTDLDKDRYPYLRFSDRSSYLTQALISRRFSDKFSLQLSPSYIHKNLYDPSIENNNQFLTGLGGRYKISKRVSINAEYFVNFDSHSYYKNPLSLGMDIETGGHVFQLLLTNSQLNSDIGYLSNATGSWGKGHIFFGFNLYRVF, encoded by the coding sequence ATGACAAAAACTCTCTTATTTTTGTCGATGTTTGCTTCAACGCTTGCCTTCTCACAGGAGGATCTACTGAAGGACATTGACACCGCTGCTACCCGTCAGGATACATCACAGCCCGCATTTAAAGGGTTGCAGATCGTTACGGGGCAATCTACAAAACTTACGGCTAAAAATGAATGGTACATTGTGGTAGCCCACCGCTTCGGGGACCTCAGTACCGGTTTTAAAAACTTTTTCGGCCTTGATGACGCTTCCACGAAATTAGGCGCTATTTATGGAATTACGGACCGTATATCAGTCAGCCTCTCCAGGGAAACCAATATGAAAACGTTTGAAGGCACGGTAAAATACCAGCTGGCCAAACAAAACGAGCACTTTCCGGTAGATGTTGTAGGATACAACGTATGGGCAGTAAATACCGATCTGGATAAAGACAGGTATCCTTACCTCCGCTTCAGCGACCGGTCTTCATACTTAACCCAGGCTCTCATCTCCAGAAGGTTCAGTGATAAGTTCTCTCTGCAGCTCAGCCCTTCCTACATTCATAAAAATCTGTATGATCCTTCGATTGAAAACAATAACCAGTTCCTTACAGGTCTTGGCGGACGGTACAAGATTTCCAAAAGGGTTTCTATCAATGCGGAATACTTTGTGAATTTTGATTCCCACAGCTATTACAAAAATCCGTTATCGCTGGGAATGGATATTGAAACCGGAGGACACGTATTCCAGCTGCTGCTGACCAATTCTCAGCTCAATTCGGATATAGGATACCTGTCCAATGCCACCGGGAGTTGGGGGAAAGGACACATTTTTTTCGGGTTTAACCTTTACAGAGTTTTTTAG
- a CDS encoding Crp/Fnr family transcriptional regulator, which yields MGAEFLKEIEQHAVIVTIKSKTEIVREGQKNKFIPFLIKGSVRVFTLNDGRELVYYYIRNSDSCLMTFTSIFKDYVSRVYAVAEEDSEIMLIPVSVIHEWLIRFPEINRVFYQEYDKRFSDVMNMVNDAVFHRLDKRVLNYIRQQISLTGNNPVKLTHREIASNLGTSREVVSRVLKKIENEGEIIQTKSGIKVLMNDGISMIQ from the coding sequence ATGGGTGCGGAATTTTTAAAAGAGATAGAACAGCATGCTGTGATCGTTACTATTAAATCGAAAACAGAAATCGTAAGGGAGGGGCAAAAGAACAAATTTATACCTTTTCTCATCAAAGGCTCAGTGAGGGTTTTTACACTTAACGACGGCAGGGAACTAGTTTATTATTACATCAGGAACAGTGACAGCTGCCTGATGACTTTCACATCCATTTTTAAAGACTACGTCAGCCGTGTGTATGCCGTAGCCGAAGAAGACTCTGAAATCATGCTCATCCCCGTCTCCGTTATCCATGAATGGCTGATCCGGTTTCCTGAAATTAACCGCGTGTTCTACCAGGAGTATGACAAAAGGTTTTCCGACGTGATGAATATGGTCAATGATGCCGTATTCCACAGGCTCGATAAAAGAGTACTCAATTATATCCGCCAACAGATTTCGCTCACCGGAAACAATCCTGTAAAACTCACTCACCGGGAAATTGCCAGTAATCTGGGGACTTCAAGGGAAGTGGTGAGCAGGGTGCTGAAGAAAATTGAAAATGAAGGCGAGATCATTCAGACCAAATCAGGCATTAAGGTATTGATGAATGACGGAATAAGCATGATTCAATAA